The following are from one region of the Gossypium hirsutum isolate 1008001.06 chromosome D03, Gossypium_hirsutum_v2.1, whole genome shotgun sequence genome:
- the LOC107909436 gene encoding UPF0183 protein At3g51130 yields the protein MLQRPARRCEGTAMGAIVLDLRPGLGVGPFTLGMPICEAFAQIEQQPKIYDVVHVKYYDEEPLKLDIVISFPDHGFHLRFDPWSQRLRLIEIFDIKRLQMRYATSLIGGPSTLATFVAVYALFGPTYPGTYDKDRGVYTLFYPGLSFAFPIPSQYSDCCHDGEAELPLEFPDGTTPVTCRVSIYDSSAGKKVGVGSLMDKASAPPLPTGSIYMEEVHAKLGEELFFTVGGQHIPFGASPQDVWSELGRPCGIHQKQVDQMVIHSASDPRPRTTLCADYFYNYFTRGLDILFDGQTHKVKKFVLHTNYPGHADFNSYIKCNFVILVGGSFPDVNNYKNRITPSTKWEQVKEILGDCGRAAIQTQGSTSNPFGSTFVYGYQNAAFEVMKNGYIATVTLFQS from the exons ATGTTGCAGAGACCCGCTCGACGCTGTGAAGGCACCGCTATGGGCGCCATAGTTCTCGACCTCCGTCCCGGTCTTGGCGTCGGACCTTTCACTCTCG GGATGCCTATATGTGAAGCTTTTGCTCAAATTGAACAACAGCCTAAAATTTACGATGTTGTTCATGTGAAGTATTATGATGAG GAGCCATTAAAGCTTGATATTGTTATAAGTTTTCCAGATCATGGCTTCCATCTCCGTTTTGACCCATGGTCTCag AGGTTGCGCCTTATCGAAATTTTTGATATCAAACGTCTTCAAATGCGCTATGCCACTTCTTTGATAGG AGGACCATCTACTCTTGCTACCTTTGTAGCTGTCTATGCACTTTTTGGTCCAACCTATCCGGGAACTTATGACAAGGATAGAGGTGTTTATACCCTATTCTACCCA GGTCTTTCTTTTGCTTTTCCTATTCCAAGTCAGTATTCAGATTGCTGTCACGATggggaag CGGAATTGCCTTTGGAGTTTCCTGATGGCACAACTCCTGTTACCTGCCGCGTATCCATATATGATAGTTCTGCAGGCAAAAAAGTTGGCGTTGGATCCTTAATGGATAAGGCATCAGCACCTCCTTTACCTACTGGCAGCATTTACATGGAAGAGGTGCATGCCAAG CTTGGCGAAGAATTGTTTTTCACTGTTGGAGGGCAACATATTCCTTTTGGTGCATCACCACAG GATGTCTGGTCTGAATTAGGGCGTCCTTGCGGAATCCATCAAAAGCAG GTTGACCAGATGGTTATTCACTCTGCTTCTGATCCTCGGCCGAGGACAACTCTTTGTGCTGATTATTTCTACAATTATTTTACTCGTGGTTTGGACATCTTATTTGATGGCCAG ACTCATAAAGTCAAGAAGTTCGTTTTACACACGAACTATCCTGGTCATGCAGATTTCAATTCATACATAAAGTGCAACTTTGTTATCCTAG TTGGAGGATCATTCCCGGATGTTAACAACTACAAAAATCGAATTACTCCAAGCACCAAATGGGAGCAGGTCAAG GAAATCCTTGGTGACTGTGGCCGAGCGGCTATTCAAACACAAGGTTCTACCAGCAATCCTTTTGGCTCTACTTTTGTTTATGGCTATCAGAATGCTGCATTCGAG GTTATGAAGAACGGCTATATTGCAACCGTGACACTCTTCCAGTCCTGA